One Corallococcus silvisoli DNA window includes the following coding sequences:
- a CDS encoding VWA domain-containing protein — MAGQEVINRPFSDVHRMGNKVIATLLHDPTVEGLDVALYMDGSASMENAYGPRGILAKLAPVKNQVEPQMQWMLEYLANKDRDGKVRVAYWASGDGTQLELVGDLTGPQAKGYRFPGPRSYGKATVMLPVLRDFVAHIKQQVGEGAKRGLAVIITDSQINDAHDVTAYATQVAKEIASGRLPRINFVFMGVGEHVDEAQMEEISHTQYPGVGHLWCHRHADRMEEMAELVAVLVDETMTVAAGGTVYDEQGQVLKAYEGRLPAVLEFEVPPSCKRFTLEVAGQRYDQPVPEDHEDEDSHDEDEDPAPESSAPPSAAPSSHSRRGHRH, encoded by the coding sequence ATGGCCGGCCAGGAAGTCATCAACCGCCCCTTCTCCGACGTCCACCGCATGGGGAACAAGGTCATCGCGACGCTCCTGCATGACCCCACGGTGGAGGGCCTGGACGTGGCCCTCTACATGGACGGCTCCGCCAGCATGGAGAACGCCTACGGCCCGCGCGGCATCCTGGCGAAGCTCGCCCCGGTGAAGAACCAGGTCGAGCCGCAGATGCAGTGGATGCTGGAGTACCTGGCCAACAAGGACCGGGACGGCAAGGTGCGCGTGGCCTACTGGGCCTCGGGAGACGGCACCCAGTTGGAGCTGGTGGGCGACCTCACCGGTCCCCAGGCCAAGGGCTACCGCTTCCCCGGCCCCCGCTCCTACGGCAAGGCCACCGTGATGCTCCCGGTGCTGCGCGACTTCGTGGCGCACATCAAGCAGCAGGTGGGCGAAGGCGCGAAGCGCGGCCTCGCGGTCATCATCACGGACTCGCAGATCAACGACGCCCACGACGTGACGGCCTACGCCACCCAGGTGGCCAAGGAGATCGCCTCCGGCCGCCTGCCGCGCATCAACTTCGTGTTCATGGGCGTGGGCGAGCACGTGGATGAAGCGCAGATGGAGGAGATCTCCCACACCCAGTATCCGGGCGTGGGCCACCTCTGGTGCCACCGCCACGCGGACCGCATGGAGGAGATGGCGGAGCTGGTCGCCGTGCTGGTGGACGAGACGATGACCGTCGCCGCTGGCGGCACCGTCTACGACGAGCAGGGCCAGGTCCTGAAGGCCTACGAGGGCCGCCTGCCCGCGGTGCTCGAGTTCGAGGTGCCGCCGTCCTGCAAGCGCTTCACGCTGGAGGTCGCCGGGCAGCGCTACGACCAGCCCGTCCCCGAGGACCACGAGGACGAGGACTCTCACGACGAGGATGAGGACCCGGCCCCCGAGTCCTCCGCGCCTCCCTCCGCCGCCCCGTCCTCGCATTCACGCCGCGGACACCGCCACTAG